The following coding sequences lie in one Capsicum annuum cultivar UCD-10X-F1 chromosome 5, UCD10Xv1.1, whole genome shotgun sequence genomic window:
- the LOC107853690 gene encoding universal stress protein PHOS34-like: protein MAAKQVMIFALDDSDHSYYALGWTLDHFFPNPSNSYFKLIIVHARPNPTSVVSIAGPGTSDMFKLVETDLKKAAQKTIDKSKELCKSKGVSNVACEIIEGDARNVICEAVEKHHASILAMGSHGYGAFKRAVLGSVSDYCSHHAHCSVMIVKKPKPKN, encoded by the exons atggcAGCAAAACAAGTGATGATATTTGCTCTTGATGATAGTGATCATAGTTATTATGCCCTTGGATGGACtcttgatcatttttttcctAATCCATCAAATTCCTATTTTAAACTTATAATTGTTCATGCAAGACCTAATCCAACTTCTGTTGTTTCAATTGCTGGACCAG GTACAAGTGACATGTTTAAATTGGTAGAAACAGACCTTAAAAAAGCTGCCCAAAAAACTATTGACAAATCTAAAGAATTATGCAAGTCCAAAGGGGTGTCAAATGTTGCATGTGAAATTATTGAAGGTGATGCTAGGAATGTTATTTGTGAGGCTGTTGAAAAGCACCATGCATCTATATTGGCCATGGGTAGCCATGGATATGGAGCTTTCAAAAg AGCTGTTTTGGGTAGTGTAAGTGACTACTGCTCTCACCATGCTCATTGCTCTGTGATGATTGTGAagaaaccaaaaccaaaaaactaa